GTTGACCGTCGCGAGCTGGACGGCGGTGACCGGATCGACGCCAGCGTCGATGACCATTCGGACCGCCTCGTCGATCCCAGCGTGATCCTGAAGGTCGTCGACGTAGAAGTTATCCGTACACAGCGAGAGTCGACGGGTGTCGATTTCGTCGATGAGTGGGAGTAGGGCTCTGAGGTTCGGGCTCGAAGATCCTTCACGGAGATGCAGACGGAGCCCCGCACGGGCCTTCTCGCGGGCCGCCTCCGCGGTGCGGCTCTCGTGGTCGTTGTCGAGAAAGCGTGCCGCCTCCTGGAGGTCCGCGCCACTGATACCCGAGAGATGACCGTCGATCCGCAAGCCAGCGTCGCGGGCGATTCGAATCTTCGCGTGGATTCCGGCCTCTCCTGTGAGCAACGCCTTCGTGTCCATCACCTCCCCGAGCGCGACGACGTTCGGTTCGTTACAGAGCGCCGCCACGTCCTCGGGACCGATCCTTGCGCCCGCAGTCTGGAGGTCGGTCGCCGGTACACAGGACGGCACTGCAAAGCGTGTCTTGATCGATGTCCGATCGTTTTCACGACACAGTGCCCGGACGCCGTTGGCCCCGAGGACGTTCCCGATTTCGTGGGGATCGGCGATGATACTCGTCACGCCCCGAGGCACGACCGCTTCCGCGTACCGCGGCAGAGTGAGCATCGTCGACTCGATATGCATGTGTGCGTTGATCAGCCCGGGTGCGATGTAGTTCGCCTCGAGTTCACGGGCTGCGGGGCGCTCGCCGAACGCGACTACCTCGCCATTATCGATTGCGATGGCCCGGTCTTCGAGAGTGCCGGTGAGCACGTCGACGACGGTTCCGCGGATCAGGGTGTCGACAGGGCTCGTCACGGCAGACGCTCCTGTATTGATCTGCAGCGACTATCGATCCATCCGTGACGGTGGTGTCGTTGGTTCGTGGGGCGATCCAGTGAGCCACGCCGCCGAATCGCCTGATCGGCTCTCATCGTCGGCTCCGATACGGTTCCGTTACCACCGCCATTATCACGACGCTCGGGCAGAACATGCCACTCCTACAGGAGGCCAACTTAAGCCTCTCCTGCCCACCCCGAAACAGGCCGACTTATACAAACGGACAGCAAGAGGACAAGTCATTCAGAGTATAGCATATTTGCACAACAGTTTTACTACCCGGTCCGAAACCACGCACATGATCAACAAGATACAAGCTAGCAGTGAAGAACCGGCTCTGGGCGCCGGGCGAGACAGCGAACAGAATCATCTCGCATGAGCAGCACCGAACAGTCTGACGGCTTCATCGAGAGAATCCAGAACGATTTCTCGACGGAAGCGTGGGTCCTTATCCCCGTCGGGGTCGGTATCAACGTCGTCGTCGGAACGATCGTGCAAACGCTTCGGATCCCCCTCTTTTTG
This genomic interval from Halococcus salifodinae DSM 8989 contains the following:
- a CDS encoding adenine deaminase C-terminal domain-containing protein, with the translated sequence MTSPVDTLIRGTVVDVLTGTLEDRAIAIDNGEVVAFGERPAARELEANYIAPGLINAHMHIESTMLTLPRYAEAVVPRGVTSIIADPHEIGNVLGANGVRALCRENDRTSIKTRFAVPSCVPATDLQTAGARIGPEDVAALCNEPNVVALGEVMDTKALLTGEAGIHAKIRIARDAGLRIDGHLSGISGADLQEAARFLDNDHESRTAEAAREKARAGLRLHLREGSSSPNLRALLPLIDEIDTRRLSLCTDNFYVDDLQDHAGIDEAVRMVIDAGVDPVTAVQLATVNTADAYGLPFGRIAPGAPADLVLLDDLETWAVAHVLIDGELDPEPVSAPETDRPVLFERNTVQFEPVVAHDLAHTATTSARHTVRAIDHTGQTTAETIGTVPAVDGVLQANMEADLLPAAVIERHGNDGTIGTGFVHGFGLQHGAIASTVAHDAHNLVVVGTSHTAMAHLANHLRTIGGGLGVYDPRLEDAENDTAGITTLELPIAGLLSSKSSAKIAGTLVMVDDAARDLGFTLSDGVMELDNLTLEVIPELRLTDRGLVDVRAGSIVDVVLDTE